From the genome of Turicibacter faecis, one region includes:
- a CDS encoding MerR family transcriptional regulator, producing the protein MEYSIRQLADLAGISTRTLRYYDEVKLLSPSRISPTGYRIYSEAEVDRLQQILFYRALGISIHEIKSILLDPNYDELKALENHYHKLLEQKDELELMIENIVSTLAAKKGEIKMSDGEKFKGLKRQLLEENEQQYGKEIRQTYGEDVINQSYQKFNNLDEKSFHQMKDLEEEILDKLAHAMESGNPCGQQGLEVAQLHRQWLEYTWSSYSKEAHAGLAMMYLADERFIAYYDQAVKQGATTFLSEAIRCYTGQLEHK; encoded by the coding sequence ATGGAATATAGTATTCGTCAACTTGCCGATCTAGCTGGAATTAGTACACGAACACTTCGCTATTATGATGAGGTGAAGTTGTTATCTCCTAGTCGGATCAGTCCAACAGGATACCGGATTTATTCAGAGGCAGAGGTAGATAGGCTACAACAAATTTTATTCTATCGAGCGTTGGGGATAAGTATACATGAGATTAAATCCATCTTACTCGATCCGAATTATGATGAACTTAAAGCGCTGGAAAATCATTATCATAAGCTTCTCGAACAAAAAGATGAACTGGAGTTAATGATTGAAAATATTGTATCAACATTAGCTGCTAAAAAAGGAGAGATTAAAATGTCAGATGGTGAAAAATTTAAAGGACTAAAAAGACAACTATTAGAGGAAAATGAACAACAGTATGGAAAAGAAATTCGTCAAACATACGGTGAGGATGTAATTAATCAATCGTACCAAAAATTTAATAACTTAGATGAAAAATCATTTCATCAAATGAAGGACTTAGAGGAAGAGATTTTAGATAAGTTAGCTCACGCCATGGAATCGGGGAATCCTTGTGGACAACAAGGGTTAGAAGTCGCCCAACTTCATCGTCAATGGTTGGAGTATACGTGGTCAAGTTATAGTAAAGAGGCGCATGCTGGATTAGCAATGATGTATTTAGCGGATGAGCGATTTATTGCTTATTATGATCAGGCAGTTAAACAGGGAGCGACGACCTTTTTATCCGAGGCCATTCGATGTTATACTGGGCAACTAGAGCATAAATAA
- the rpmE gene encoding 50S ribosomal protein L31, which produces MKQGIHPQYNRINVVCTTCGNEFESGSVKKEIRVDTCSNCHPFYTGRQKFAQADGRIERFNKKYGINAK; this is translated from the coding sequence ATGAAACAAGGAATTCATCCACAATACAACCGTATTAATGTCGTATGTACAACTTGCGGGAACGAGTTCGAAAGCGGATCTGTTAAGAAAGAAATTCGTGTTGACACTTGCTCAAACTGTCATCCATTCTACACAGGACGTCAAAAATTCGCTCAAGCTGATGGACGTATCGAACGTTTCAACAAAAAATACGGAATCAATGCAAAATAG
- a CDS encoding UDP-N-acetylglucosamine 1-carboxyvinyltransferase, with protein MEVIKIEGGRPLKGTVRIDSAKNSTVALIPAAILADSSVILEGVPQIVDVEHLGMMIEQLNGKYEIDNDELTIDPTHLINTPLVEGAVNKLRASYYFMGALLGKFKEAVIGMPGGCYLGPRPIDLHLKGFEALGATITQEAGSIHLKAEKLTGAKIYLDFASVGATINIMLAAVKAEGMTVIENAAKEPEIIDLANLLNGMGANIKGAGTGEIRIQGVTELHGTRHAIIPDRIEAGTYITLAAVAGDEVKIDNIIPHHLEALIAKLREMGVDIEVHTDHVIVRGRKEMKAVDFKTSTYPGLATDLQQPLVTLLTQATGVGMVTDTIYSDRFKNCFELNKMGANIKVQGNSAIVQGPSKLSGARVKATDLRAGASLVIAGLIADGVTEIGNTYHIDRGYSNIEDKLNNIGAKVWREDVTE; from the coding sequence ATGGAAGTGATTAAAATAGAAGGAGGGCGCCCGTTAAAGGGAACAGTCCGAATTGATAGTGCTAAAAATAGTACAGTTGCTTTAATTCCTGCGGCCATTTTAGCGGATTCTTCAGTTATTTTAGAAGGTGTTCCACAGATTGTGGATGTTGAACATCTAGGAATGATGATTGAACAATTAAATGGTAAATATGAAATAGATAATGACGAATTAACGATAGATCCAACTCATTTGATCAATACACCGTTAGTAGAAGGTGCTGTAAATAAATTACGAGCTTCATATTATTTTATGGGAGCTTTACTTGGAAAGTTTAAAGAAGCTGTGATTGGGATGCCTGGAGGATGCTATTTGGGGCCACGTCCAATTGATTTGCATTTAAAAGGCTTTGAAGCATTAGGGGCGACAATCACGCAAGAAGCGGGATCTATCCATTTAAAAGCTGAAAAATTAACAGGTGCTAAAATATATTTAGACTTTGCATCAGTTGGGGCAACGATTAATATTATGTTGGCTGCTGTTAAAGCTGAGGGAATGACGGTAATTGAAAATGCCGCAAAAGAACCAGAAATTATTGACTTAGCCAACCTTTTAAATGGCATGGGAGCTAATATTAAAGGAGCTGGAACAGGTGAGATTCGAATTCAGGGTGTAACAGAACTTCATGGAACACGTCATGCTATTATTCCTGACCGAATCGAGGCAGGAACTTATATTACATTGGCGGCAGTTGCTGGAGATGAAGTTAAAATTGACAATATCATTCCCCATCATTTAGAGGCTTTAATTGCAAAATTACGTGAGATGGGTGTCGATATTGAAGTGCATACAGATCATGTTATTGTACGTGGACGTAAAGAAATGAAAGCTGTAGACTTCAAAACAAGTACATATCCGGGATTAGCGACTGATTTACAACAACCTTTAGTGACATTACTAACTCAAGCTACAGGGGTTGGGATGGTAACAGATACAATTTATTCCGACCGCTTTAAAAATTGTTTTGAGTTAAATAAAATGGGAGCTAATATTAAGGTTCAAGGAAATTCAGCTATTGTTCAGGGACCGTCTAAGTTATCGGGCGCTCGTGTAAAAGCGACTGATTTACGTGCAGGTGCGTCATTAGTGATTGCTGGACTGATTGCTGATGGTGTGACAGAAATCGGAAACACTTACCATATCGATCGTGGTTATTCAAATATCGAGGATAAGTTAAATAATATTGGAGCCAAGGTTTGGCGAGAAGATGTTACAGAATAA
- the yfcE gene encoding phosphodiesterase, with protein MKLMFASDLHGSYYWTQKVIDRFKDERADYLVLLGDLLYHGPRNPLPKEYNPQKVIELLNQIKHQIIAIRGNCDSEVDQMVLQFPMMADYNFIPLEDRKLMITHGHLYSENKLSQFLQKGDALVFGHIHIPILKEKEGIYYLNPGSATLPKENHPQTYAILEDNHFEVKTLDGQIYRQLQLT; from the coding sequence ATGAAATTAATGTTTGCTTCGGATCTTCACGGATCTTATTATTGGACTCAAAAAGTCATTGACCGATTTAAGGATGAGCGAGCGGATTACCTCGTATTACTGGGGGATTTATTATATCATGGCCCACGTAATCCTCTTCCTAAAGAATATAATCCACAAAAGGTTATCGAACTATTAAATCAGATAAAACATCAGATTATAGCTATTCGAGGAAACTGTGATAGTGAGGTCGATCAAATGGTTTTACAGTTTCCGATGATGGCAGACTATAATTTTATTCCCTTAGAGGATAGAAAATTAATGATTACCCATGGACATCTCTATAGCGAGAACAAACTTTCTCAGTTTTTACAAAAAGGAGATGCACTAGTATTCGGACATATCCACATTCCCATTTTAAAAGAGAAGGAAGGAATTTATTATTTAAATCCTGGATCGGCTACTTTACCTAAGGAGAATCATCCACAGACTTATGCAATTTTAGAAGATAATCATTTTGAGGTCAAGACATTGGACGGCCAGATTTATCGACAACTTCAATTAACCTAA
- a CDS encoding MurR/RpiR family transcriptional regulator yields MAILEQLEHPQFKVTKSDGILIDYVRKNKEKFVFKSISEIARESGIAEATVTRFVKKLGFNNFQSFKITFAQELSTSEEKGIVHSNISCDESIFDTASNLLHSTMGVLQKTMDDLDSDVMLKCKNAILDGRRIYIMGIGHSGVIAMDFHYKLIRIGLNTLSVSDGHMMLMLASIMGPQDVIIAISNSGETEELIQTIQLAKEQGVTIISITADGDNTLKRISHINLEYHSTETLFETGSITSKIPQIFMLDLIYTEIIKQTYNESLSRRLKTTDAIIKHRKN; encoded by the coding sequence ATGGCGATTTTAGAACAGTTAGAGCATCCACAGTTTAAAGTAACAAAATCAGATGGAATTTTAATAGATTATGTACGAAAAAATAAAGAAAAATTTGTTTTTAAATCTATTTCTGAAATTGCCAGGGAATCTGGAATTGCGGAGGCAACGGTAACGCGATTTGTAAAAAAGTTAGGATTTAACAACTTCCAATCCTTTAAAATAACATTTGCACAGGAATTGTCCACTTCTGAAGAAAAGGGGATTGTCCATTCTAATATCAGTTGTGATGAAAGTATATTTGACACTGCCTCAAATCTGTTGCATTCAACGATGGGAGTGTTACAAAAAACGATGGATGATTTGGATTCCGATGTGATGCTAAAATGTAAGAACGCCATTTTGGATGGTCGGAGAATATATATTATGGGAATTGGTCATTCAGGGGTTATTGCCATGGATTTTCACTATAAACTCATACGAATTGGATTGAATACCCTTTCCGTGAGTGATGGTCATATGATGTTAATGCTAGCTTCTATTATGGGGCCACAGGATGTTATTATTGCTATTTCCAACTCGGGTGAAACTGAAGAGTTGATTCAAACTATTCAACTGGCTAAAGAACAGGGGGTAACTATTATTTCTATTACTGCGGATGGGGACAACACGTTGAAAAGAATCTCACATATTAATTTAGAATATCATTCTACGGAAACCTTATTTGAAACTGGATCCATCACTTCTAAAATACCTCAAATTTTTATGTTAGATTTAATCTATACGGAGATTATTAAACAGACGTATAACGAGTCATTAAGCAGAAGGTTAAAAACGACGGATGCAATTATTAAGCATCGTAAAAATTAG
- the glnA gene encoding type I glutamate--ammonia ligase — MATLTKEEILRIATEEGVNFIRLMFTDLFGTVKNVEIPLSQLGKALNNQMMFDGSSIEGFARIQESDMYLHPDLNTWLIFPWTPGEAKIARLICDVYNVDGTPFAGDPRSNLRRVLDEMKALGFAQFNLGPEAEFFLFKLDENGLPTRELNDNGGYFDFAPLDLAENCRRDIVIELEKLGFEIEASHHEVAPGQHEIDFKYDDVLSACDKIQTFKLVVKSIARKHGLYATFMPKPIAGINGSGMHCNVSLFHEDGTNAFYNPEGELQLSETAYHFLAGILTHVRNFTAVSNPTVNSYKRLVPGYEAPVYVAWSPSNRSPLVRVPASRGLGTRLEVRSVDPSANPYLALAAILASGLDGVKNKLTPPASVEENIFEMNQEELDAHHITSLPGSLSEALQLLEDDEVVKAALGHHIFEKFVAAKHAEYDEYRLSVHEWELRRYMSLL, encoded by the coding sequence ATGGCAACTTTAACAAAAGAAGAAATTTTGCGTATTGCAACTGAAGAGGGAGTTAACTTTATTCGCTTAATGTTTACAGACCTATTCGGAACGGTAAAGAATGTTGAAATTCCATTATCACAATTAGGGAAAGCGTTGAATAATCAAATGATGTTTGACGGTTCTTCGATTGAAGGATTTGCTCGAATCCAAGAAAGCGATATGTACTTACATCCAGATTTAAATACATGGTTAATTTTCCCTTGGACGCCAGGGGAAGCTAAAATTGCTCGTTTAATTTGTGATGTCTATAATGTTGACGGAACACCATTTGCAGGGGATCCCCGATCTAATTTACGTCGTGTGTTAGATGAGATGAAGGCATTAGGATTCGCCCAATTTAACTTAGGTCCAGAGGCAGAGTTCTTCTTATTCAAGTTAGATGAGAATGGATTACCAACTCGTGAGTTAAATGATAATGGTGGATATTTCGACTTTGCTCCATTAGATTTAGCTGAAAATTGCCGCCGAGATATCGTCATTGAACTTGAAAAATTAGGATTTGAAATTGAGGCCTCTCATCATGAGGTAGCGCCGGGACAACATGAGATTGATTTTAAATATGACGATGTTTTATCAGCATGTGATAAAATTCAAACATTTAAACTTGTTGTTAAGTCGATTGCCCGTAAACACGGACTATATGCGACATTTATGCCGAAACCAATTGCGGGAATTAATGGGTCAGGAATGCATTGTAACGTTTCTTTATTCCATGAAGATGGAACAAATGCTTTCTATAATCCAGAAGGTGAATTACAGTTAAGTGAAACAGCCTATCATTTTCTAGCCGGAATTTTAACGCATGTGCGTAACTTTACGGCTGTATCCAATCCGACGGTTAATTCGTACAAACGTTTAGTTCCAGGATATGAAGCACCTGTTTATGTGGCTTGGTCACCATCGAACCGTTCACCGTTAGTACGTGTACCTGCATCTCGAGGACTTGGAACTCGCTTAGAAGTTCGTTCAGTTGACCCATCGGCAAATCCATACTTAGCCCTAGCTGCAATTTTAGCTTCAGGATTAGACGGAGTTAAAAATAAATTAACACCACCAGCATCAGTGGAGGAAAATATTTTTGAAATGAACCAAGAGGAATTAGATGCACACCACATTACATCTTTACCAGGTTCATTATCTGAGGCTCTTCAATTATTAGAAGACGATGAAGTGGTTAAAGCTGCACTTGGTCATCATATTTTTGAAAAATTTGTTGCTGCTAAACATGCGGAGTATGACGAGTATCGTTTATCGGTTCATGAATGGGAATTACGTCGTTATATGAGCTTGTTATAA
- a CDS encoding ANTAR domain-containing response regulator — MGERIMIASQSEKLVSSIRSQVTSSGYEVVGMASNGYDLIRRCKALAPAVVIVDEELPGMSVISLVEILIQQRQAVLLVGMSYQKFYYRQDPYFEFCEKPVQPVVLLTMLRVLVKYGQTVRQLESKVNHLEKLQKEEKTIRLAKRALQQNERMSEDEAHRYIQKRSMELRISKLEVAEIILKKVRKKVDFRG, encoded by the coding sequence ATGGGAGAACGTATTATGATTGCCTCGCAATCGGAAAAATTAGTTTCAAGTATTAGATCCCAGGTTACGAGTTCAGGATATGAAGTTGTCGGGATGGCATCAAATGGATATGATTTGATTCGTCGCTGCAAGGCATTAGCACCCGCAGTTGTGATTGTCGATGAAGAGTTACCAGGAATGAGTGTTATCTCACTCGTAGAGATTCTAATTCAACAACGTCAAGCCGTTTTATTAGTCGGTATGTCTTATCAGAAGTTTTATTACCGTCAAGATCCCTATTTTGAGTTTTGCGAGAAACCTGTACAGCCCGTTGTCCTTTTAACGATGTTACGTGTTTTAGTTAAGTATGGACAAACAGTAAGGCAATTAGAATCGAAGGTTAACCATCTAGAGAAACTTCAAAAAGAGGAAAAAACGATTCGTTTAGCCAAACGGGCTTTACAGCAAAATGAGCGGATGAGTGAAGATGAGGCCCATCGGTATATTCAAAAAAGGAGTATGGAACTTCGGATAAGTAAATTAGAGGTAGCAGAAATAATTTTAAAAAAAGTGAGAAAAAAGGTTGATTTTCGAGGATAA
- the pyrE gene encoding orotate phosphoribosyltransferase gives MKRTIAKHLLEIHAVLLRPETPFTWTSGIKSPIYCDNRLTLSYPQVRRDIEAGLCDLVKQYYPDCEMLMGTATAGIPHAAIMADKLDLPMGYVRSSAKKHGRGNQVEGLVEKGMKVVVVEDLISTGKSSIEAVEVLRELGCDVLGIVSIFSYELETGLKNLEAAACKNVSLCNYQTLVEVAVEMGEISKESVEKLTAWRQNPSDESWLTK, from the coding sequence ATGAAACGTACAATTGCGAAACATTTATTAGAAATTCACGCGGTATTATTGCGCCCAGAAACACCATTTACATGGACATCAGGAATTAAATCACCAATTTATTGTGATAATCGTTTAACTTTATCTTATCCACAAGTTCGTCGTGATATTGAAGCAGGCTTATGTGATCTTGTTAAACAATATTATCCAGATTGTGAAATGTTAATGGGAACGGCAACAGCAGGGATTCCACATGCGGCTATTATGGCAGATAAATTAGATTTACCAATGGGATATGTTCGTTCATCGGCTAAAAAGCACGGACGAGGAAATCAAGTTGAAGGGTTAGTTGAAAAGGGGATGAAAGTTGTTGTTGTTGAAGATTTAATTTCTACAGGAAAATCTTCAATTGAAGCGGTTGAGGTATTACGAGAATTAGGATGCGATGTTTTAGGAATCGTTTCAATCTTCTCATATGAGCTTGAAACTGGATTAAAAAATTTAGAGGCAGCAGCGTGTAAAAATGTTTCTCTTTGTAATTATCAAACATTAGTTGAAGTAGCGGTGGAAATGGGAGAAATCTCAAAAGAGTCAGTGGAAAAATTAACGGCATGGCGTCAAAATCCAAGTGATGAAAGCTGGCTAACAAAATAG
- the pyrF gene encoding orotidine-5'-phosphate decarboxylase has product MEKAVIIALDFKDFEETRQFIEQFDESLYVKVGMELFYAEGPQIIKYLKEKNHKIFLDLKLHDIPNTVKSAMKNLAKLGVDMVNVHAAGTLPMMKAAVEGLNEGTAPGAKRPLCIAVTQLTSTTEEVMQQQILISETLPNTVLKYAQLTKEAGLDGIVCSALETKEIHDKLGEDFITCTPGIRQASDSLDDQKRVVTPTKAKELGSNYIVVGRSITKSVHPVATYRQIKEEFLG; this is encoded by the coding sequence ATGGAGAAGGCAGTTATTATTGCATTAGATTTTAAAGATTTTGAGGAAACACGTCAATTTATTGAACAATTTGATGAATCTTTATATGTTAAAGTAGGGATGGAACTGTTTTATGCAGAGGGGCCTCAAATTATTAAATACTTAAAAGAAAAGAACCATAAAATTTTCTTAGACTTAAAGTTACATGATATCCCGAATACTGTTAAAAGTGCGATGAAAAATTTAGCTAAGCTTGGGGTTGACATGGTGAATGTTCATGCAGCCGGGACACTTCCGATGATGAAGGCGGCGGTTGAAGGTTTAAATGAAGGAACTGCTCCTGGTGCAAAACGACCACTATGTATTGCAGTCACTCAGTTAACATCGACCACAGAGGAAGTGATGCAACAACAAATCCTAATTAGTGAGACATTACCAAACACGGTTTTAAAATATGCTCAGTTAACAAAAGAGGCAGGATTAGACGGAATTGTCTGCTCTGCATTAGAAACAAAAGAAATCCATGATAAATTAGGTGAAGACTTTATTACTTGTACGCCAGGGATTCGTCAAGCAAGTGATAGTTTAGATGACCAAAAACGAGTTGTTACTCCAACAAAGGCTAAGGAACTTGGGTCAAACTACATTGTTGTTGGTCGTTCAATTACGAAATCTGTTCATCCAGTAGCTACGTATCGTCAAATTAAAGAGGAGTTCTTAGGATAA